One Cherax quadricarinatus isolate ZL_2023a unplaced genomic scaffold, ASM3850222v1 Contig1459, whole genome shotgun sequence DNA segment encodes these proteins:
- the LOC138851663 gene encoding otolith matrix protein OMM-64-like, with translation MDSSNKYKCVPDNAAKRKREEENSLFPPSKRSNEGKMSNKTCCQDMKNETKIKYETLLSDLFVSSSDESSEDESLDKKCVPDSAAKRTTEDEHSLFLPAKKCKEDKIRNNNSDLENENEAKLNYENVVSDLFISSSDESSDSESTDSKSTHIKTTDKEASKDEIDKKELEELERQGQQILELVFADEDSYRDDSDEDDDFYLERDEPEPDSETENGYYYSDSNDDDGDIIEDDYYGNSDPENYDDYEF, from the coding sequence ATGGATTCATCAAATAAAtacaagtgtgtgccagacaatgctgctaaaaggaagagagaagaggaaaattcTCTGTTTCCTCCATCCAAAAGATCTAATGAAGGAAAAATGAGCAACAAGACTTGCTGTCAGGACATGAAAAATGAGACAAAAATAAAGTATGAAACTCTTCTTTCTGATCTATTCGTCAGTTCTTCAGATGAATCTTCTGAGGACGAATCTCTGGATaagaagtgtgtgccagacagtgCTGCTAAAAGGACGACAGAAGACGAACATTCTCTGTTTCTTCCAGCCAAAAAATGTAAGGAAGACAAAATAAGGAACAATAATTCTGATCTGGAAAACGAAAATGAAGCCAAGTTAAATTATGAAAATGTTGTCTCTGATTTATTCATCAGTTCTTCAGACGAATCATCAGACAGCGAATCAACGGACAGCAAATCCACTCATATCAAAACCACTGATAAGGAAGCTAGTAAAGATGAGATAGATAAGAAGGAGCTGGAGGAACTTGAACGGCAAGGACAACAAATTCTGGAACTTGTCTTTGCTGATGAAGACAGCTatcgtgatgatagtgatgaggatgatgatttCTATTTAGAACGTGATGAACCAGAGCCTGATAGTGAGACTGAAAACGGTTATTATTATAGTGACAGTAACGACGACGATGGTGACATTATCGAGGACGattattatggcaattctgatccAGAAAATTATGATGATTATGAATTTTGA
- the LOC128706411 gene encoding 17S U2 SnRNP complex component HTATSF1-like codes for MDSSNKYKCVPDNAAKRKREEENSLFPPSKRSNEGKMSNKTCCQDMKNETKIKYETLLSDLFVSSSDESSEDESLDKKCVPDNAAKRTTEDEHSLFLPAKKCKEDKIRNNNSDLENENEAKLNYENVVSDLFISSSDESSDSESTDSKSTHIKTTDKEASKDEIDKKELEELERQGQQILELVFADEDSYRDDSDKDDDFYLERDEPEPDSETENGYYYSDSNDDDGDIIEDDYFGNSDPENYDDYEF; via the coding sequence ATGGATTCATCAAATAAAtacaagtgtgtgccagacaatgctgctaaaaggaagagagaagaggaaaattcTCTGTTTCCTCCATCCAAAAGATCTAATGAAGGAAAAATGAGCAACAAGACTTGCTGTCAGGACATGAAAAATGAGACAAAAATAAAGTATGAAACTCTTCTTTCTGATCTATTCGTCAGTTCTTCAGATGAATCTTCTGAGGACGAATCTCTGGATaagaagtgtgtgccagacaatgctgCTAAAAGGACGACAGAAGACGAACATTCTCTGTTTCTTCCAGCCAAAAAATGTAAGGAAGACAAAATAAGGAACAATAATTCTGATCTGGAAAACGAAAATGAAGCCAAGTTAAATTATGAAAATGTTGTCTCTGATTTATTCATCAGTTCTTCAGACGAATCATCAGACAGCGAATCAACGGACAGCAAATCCACTCATATCAAAACCACTGATAAGGAAGCTAGTAAAGATGAGATAGATAAGAAGGAGCTGGAGGAACTTGAACGGCAAGGACAACAAATTCTGGAACTTGTCTTTGCTGATGAAGACAGCTATCGTGATGATAGTGATAAAGATGATGATTTCTATTTAGAACGTGATGAACCAGAGCCTGATAGTGAGACTGAAAACGGTTATTATTATAGTGACAGTAACGACGACGATGGTGACATTATCGAGGACGATTATTTTGGCAATTCTGATCCAGAAAATTATGATGATTATGAATTTTGA